The Daucus carota subsp. sativus chromosome 2, DH1 v3.0, whole genome shotgun sequence genome includes a window with the following:
- the LOC108209343 gene encoding U-box domain-containing protein 17, whose amino-acid sequence MASAAIFSSLRRRRSPSVDAFVAPVDLTDGALLNTLFAVTSEMTSSLSGVTSAFGGGGLMFQRRNSRALVRKIKVIHVMLENLCELGSNLPGSAVLCLREMYLVLYRCKVLLDYCLQSSVLWLLIQNHSISGNFHDLSLEISTLLDVFPLGDVELSDDVREQIELLRKQCRNTRLLIDKQDEILRRKLFSFLYEFESGRVPETMELYLFFVDKLRITDVKSFRAEIEFLEEQIVNQEGDIEPTASVLYGFVALARYCRFLLFGFKNGESGLRDKLKKGKRRLASQEITDTFISVPKDFACPITLDLMLDPVIISTGQTYDRSSITRWMEEGHCTCPKTGQVLIHTQLVPNRALRNLIMQWCNAHGIIYNSPEGLDSSEMFAAPSASKAAIEANKATAQLLIQQLADGSQGAKTVAAREIRLLAKTGRENRAYIAEAGAIPHLKALLSSVNAVAQENSVTAMLNLSIYDKNKSRIVDETGCLGSIVKVLRFGHTTEARENAAATLFSLSAVHDYKKRIAQEDGAVEALAGLLTEGTQRGKKDAVTALFNLSTHMDNCAKMIDSGAVAALVQALGFDGVAEEAAGALALIVRQPIGAEAVGNEETAVAGLISMMRSGSPKGKENAVAALLELCRGGGAAATQRVLKVPAMIGLLHSLLFTGTKRARRKAASLARVFQRCENAPLHINGLGIGYPFSGNSAANRDSSFAGDVSVPMSISVPVV is encoded by the coding sequence ATGGCTTCCGCTGCGATTTTTTCCTCGTTGAGGAGGAGGAGGTCGCCGTCGGTTGACGCGTTTGTGGCGCCGGTGGATTTGACTGATGGGGCGCTTTTGAATACGCTCTTTGCGGTTACTTCGGAGATGACGTCATCTTTATCGGGCGTGACGTCAGCGTTTGGCGGTGGGGGTTTGATGTTTCAGAGGAGGAATTCGAGAGCTTTGGTGCGTAAGATTAAGGTAATTCATGTTATGTTGGAGAATTTGTGTGAGTTGGGTTCGAATTTGCCGGGTTCTGCGGTTCTTTGTTTAAGAGAAATGTATTTAGTGTTGTATAGATGTAAAGTGTTGCTTGACTATTGTCTACAGTCTAGTGTGTTGTGGCTTTTGATTCAGAATCATTCGATTTCGGGGAATTTTCATGATTTGAGCTTGGAAATATCGACCCTTTTGGATGTTTTTCCGTTAGGTGATGTTGAATTGAGTGATGATGTCAGGGAACAGATTGAGTTGTTGCGAAAACAATGTAGAAATACAAGGTTATTGATTGATAAACAAGATGAGATTTTGAGAAGGAAGTTGTTTTCGTTTTTATATGAGTTTGAGAGTGGGAGGGTTCCGGAGACCATGGAATTGTATCTTTTTTTTGTGGACAAATTGCGAATTACGGATGTTAAGAGTTTTAGAGCTGAAATTGAGTTCTTGGAAGAGCAAATTGTTAATCAAGAAGGTGATATTGAGCCTACCGCTTCTGTGCTTTATGGATTTGTTGCACTGGCTCGGTACTGTCGGTTTTTGTTGTTTGGTTTTAAAAACGGTGAGTCAGGATTGAGAGACAAGCTAAAGAAAGGAAAGAGAAGGTTAGCTAGTCAAGAAATCACCGACACTTTTATCTCGGTTCCGAAAGATTTTGCTTGTCCTATTACACTGGATCTGATGCTGGATCCTGTCATAATCTCTACCGGACAAACTTATGATCGATCTTCAATAACAAGGTGGATGGAAGAAGGACATTGTACGTGTCCGAAGACAGGACAGGTTTTGATTCACACACAACTTGTACCTAATAGGGCCCTCAGGAATTTGATTATGCAGTGGTGTAATGCTCATGGAATCATCTATAATTCTCCCGAGGGCTTAGATTCTTCAGAAATGTTTGCAGCACCTTCAGCAAGCAAGGCTGCAATTGAAGCTAATAAAGCTACGGCCCAACTTCTTATTCAACAGCTTGCAGATGGGTCACAGGGTGCTAAAACTGTTGCTGCTCGAGAAATACGTTTATTAGCAAAAACTGGTAGAGAAAACCGCGCTTATATTGCAGAAGCTGGTGCAATACCCCATTTGAAGGCTCTGCTTTCCTCTGTAAATGCTGTAGCACAAGAAAATTCAGTTACTGCCATGCTTAACCTTTCAATTTATGACAAGAATAAAAGCCGGATTGTGGATGAAACAGGATGTTTAGGATCTATTGTTAAAGTTCTGAGATTTGGTCACACAACTGAGGCAAGGGAAAATGCAGCTGCAACTTTGTTTAGCCTTTCTGCAGTTCATGATTACAAGAAAAGAATAGCACAAGAAGATGGTGCGGTTGAAGCCTTGGCAGGGCTCTTGACGGAGGGCACACAAAgaggaaagaaggatgctgtgACGGCTTTATTTAACCTATCAACTCACATGGATAATTGTGCAAAAATGATAGACTCCGGGGCAGTAGCAGCATTAGTACAGGCTCTCGGTTTTGACGGTGTTGCAGAAGAAGCAGCGGGTGCATTAGCCCTTATAGTCAGGCAGCCAATTGGGGCTGAAGCAGTTGGCAATGAGGAAACAGCCGTGGCAGGACTAATCAGTATGATGCGATCCGGGAGTCCTAAAGGGAAAGAGAATGCAGTTGCTGCATTGCTTGAATTATGCCGAGGAGGTGGCGCAGCTGCAACACAGAGGGTTTTGAAGGTACCTGCAATGATAGGTTTACTCCATAGCTTACTTTTCACAGGTACGAAGAGAGCAAGAAGAAAAGCAGCATCACTTGCTAGAGTTTTCCAGAGGTGTGAGAATGCACCATTACATATTAATGGGTTGGGTATTGGTTATCCATTTTCTGGGAACTCAGCCGCAAACAGGGATTCAAGTTTTGCCGGGGATGTTTCGGTGCCAATGTCTATCTCTGTTCCAGTTGTATAG